The window TTCAACTGGATCAACAAGGTTGAAGTTTTTAGGGTCTGTGCTAGAATTGTAGTTCCCAAACCCTTGTCCAACAACAAAGAAATTAAATCCGTGGAGATGAAGAGGATGGCTTTCAGCACCTAGAATGCTCGTATCTTGCATTACCAGCTCTACACTTGTGTTGAATGGCAAAACCATAAGTTGAGTACCATTGCTCACGAATGTATTGTTTGGAGGGTTCCCCGTATAATTAAACCAATGCAGGGGATTGGCAGGGAAAAATGATTGATAGACACCTTTCGATTGACCAAAAAAGTGGGACTGCAGAAGAGAAGTTGTTGGTTGAATGaatgatatattattaatgGAAGCTGCAAATCTAGTTCCGTTTGGTCCTTGGCAGGTCTGGTTCTTTAGCCCACAGGGGCTTGTTCCAAGTCCTACCGTGAAGAAAAAATGTTTGTCGACCTTTTGAGGAACATTAGCTGGAAATTGAGCACTGGCTAGACTTCGAAGTTGCTTGGAAAATTTAGTAGCAAAAGATGTGTCATTGAGAGAGGGTAATGTTGGTTTGAAAAGTGGAAGTTTTTTCATTGAGATGACTGAATGAAGAAATGGTGATTCATACTCAAGAATACCAGCAACAGTCGAGTTGTCGAATGTGCCAGCGCCTGTTTCATATGGCCTCGCTGTCATTAGGAAGGAAGCTTTTGGAAATTCAGGTTTGGTCGTGAGAAGAACATTAGTTGTTTGCCCCGGTGTAAGCAGAATTATCTCAGTCTCAAATGGTTTAACATAGATTGCATCAGCTTCAACAACTGTGAGGCTATGATTTGCAATGCCAAAAAAGAGATCATCATTGAGTGCAGCATTGATAAACCTCAGAAGGTATGTTTTTCCTGGCTTGACTCTTAGCTTGAATGTGTCTGCAAGTAAAACGCGATCTTATTAAACAAATTGCATGCATGGCAGATGGCTCTTAGTTATTATCTAGCTAAATTCAAAAGCAATATCTAGAACAAATGAATTAGTGAATATACATAGTTGTGATTCAGTAAGATTATATTACCCTTTGCTGAGCAGTTATACAGAGGACCTGGAAGTCCATTAAATGTGTAGGCATCGGATACATTTGGACCGCCCCCAGTTTGCATAGCTTGGGTGATGATAGCTTCAGGGTCAGCATTGAACCACTCacctggaaaagaaaaaagttagAGCATTCATATAAATTTATGGACCACACATTGCAGATTAAACAGAGTATAAAATTTTTCATTTTGATAATTTGACTAAGATTAAACCCCTTCAAATTTGGTAGTTAGCTGCTTACCAAAGATGATAGGAACTTCCTTATAAGGTTTGGCAAATGGGTAAGGCACGTTTTTCTTGGGGAGAATAACAATAGGACCGTAAAGAGATGATCTCAGCCAAGAAATATGTGCATGCCAGAAGAGAGTTCCTCTTTGACCAACAATGGTGTAATTGTACATATAACTCTGGCCAGTTTGTATGGGGCATTGTGTTATATATGCCGGTCCATCTGCCCAACCACTTCGAATCTGTCTAATTCCATGCCTGTTTCATAAAAAACTTCGTCAAGAAAGACGTACCAGAGTTGATCCTATTGTCATACAATATATCTGTAGCTCTGTAATTAGGTATGTACCAATGTATTGATATGTTGTTGGGAACATGATTGATGACTTTGATGAGGAGACGATCACCCTCCCTAGCTACAATTCGAGGACCGGGAAATTTCCCATTCACAGTGACGACGCTTCTGGTATGGCACAGTCTTGTCACATTTTGTAGTCGAACCTGTTTGGAAAACCAATGACAATATGTAAAGAACAAGAAGGCCAGGggaaatgaaataataaaaacacgtGTCATTCCGCAATGAAAACTAATTACATTAAACTCATAATGCCTTGTTATTGCACCGTCGTCGCTTGCACTTGCCAAGTGAGGAAGGAGGCACAATAATAACACTGAAAACAAAAAAACTTTCTTCGAAGCTGCAGAAGCAAGAAGCTGCAGAGAACCCGACATTTCGCTAAGTTGTTTCTTACTTATGAAATGGCAAGCTAATTGTGAGTCCTGTTTGAGCAAAGCATTTGAGCTCAATTATATATAGAGAAAATGTGCATGGATTGATCCAGGTAATGGCTTG of the Daucus carota subsp. sativus chromosome 4, DH1 v3.0, whole genome shotgun sequence genome contains:
- the LOC108216486 gene encoding laccase-17-like, whose translation is MSGSLQLLASAASKKVFLFSVLLLCLLPHLASASDDGAITRHYEFNVRLQNVTRLCHTRSVVTVNGKFPGPRIVAREGDRLLIKVINHVPNNISIHWHGIRQIRSGWADGPAYITQCPIQTGQSYMYNYTIVGQRGTLFWHAHISWLRSSLYGPIVILPKKNVPYPFAKPYKEVPIIFGEWFNADPEAIITQAMQTGGGPNVSDAYTFNGLPGPLYNCSAKDTFKLRVKPGKTYLLRFINAALNDDLFFGIANHSLTVVEADAIYVKPFETEIILLTPGQTTNVLLTTKPEFPKASFLMTARPYETGAGTFDNSTVAGILEYESPFLHSVISMKKLPLFKPTLPSLNDTSFATKFSKQLRSLASAQFPANVPQKVDKHFFFTVGLGTSPCGLKNQTCQGPNGTRFAASINNISFIQPTTSLLQSHFFGQSKGVYQSFFPANPLHWFNYTGNPPNNTFVSNGTQLMVLPFNTSVELVMQDTSILGAESHPLHLHGFNFFVVGQGFGNYNSSTDPKNFNLVDPVERNTIGVPSGGWVAIRFQADNPGVWFMHCHLEVHTSWGLKMAWLVLNGKLPNQKLQPPPADLPKC